The Pyxidicoccus sp. MSG2 DNA segment CTCGGGCGGTGCAGGCGATGGGTGGCACGGTCCACGCCGCGGCCATCTCCATCCCCGTCTATTTCCACGTCATCCGTGACGCGAGCGGCAACGGCGGCGTGACGACCACGCAGATCGACAACCAGATCACCGTCCTGAACCAGGCCTACGCGTCGAGCGGCGTCAGCTTCACCCTGGCCGGGGTGGACTACACCAACAACTCCCAGTGGTACACCTGCACTGGCGGCGGGTGTGAGACGAAGATGAAGAAGGCGCTGCGCAAGGGCAGCGCGGACGACCTCAACTTCTACACCAACAACATGGGCCAGGGTCTGCTCGGCTGGGCGACCTTCCCCTGGAGCTACGCCAGCGCTTCGACCTCGGATGGCGTGGTCGTCCTCCAGAGCTCGCTGCCGGGTGGCTCTGCGACCAACTACAATCAGGGCGACACAGGCACCCACGAGGTCGGCCACTGGATGGGCCTGTACCACACGTTCCAGGGCGGCTGCACCAGCCCCGGCGACAGCGTGGATGACACGCCGTTCGAGGCCTCCCCGGCCTCCGGCTGCCCCTCCGGCCGCGACACCTGCACCACCGCCGGCGTGGACCCCATCACCAACTTCATGGACTACACCTACGACTCCTGCATGAACACGTTCAGCGCGGGCCAGAACAGCCGCATGAACAGCATGTGGACCACGTACCGCGCGGGCAAGTAGTCCCCGCCTGCAACAACGCATGTCCCGGAAGTGCGCAACGGGCCTCTCACGCAGGTGGGTGGCCCGTTGTTCTTGGCGGAGCTCACCACCGCTATTTCGACGGTTGGAGCTCCGGAGGCATGTGGACGGCTACTTCTTCGTGGCTGCACGCCAGAGCTCATAGAGCTCCACCGCGCCCCCGGACTGGACCGGCATGTGGACGGGCTTCAGGCGCTGCTCCGCGGGCGGCCTTGCCAGCTCGGCATGGATGGCGGCGGTCGACAGTCCGTAGGGCTCGCCGTCCGCGTTCGAGTAGGCAAACGCGACCTGCTCGATGCCTGCCATCCGCATGGCCGCGAAGCACATCGGGCAGGGCTGACCGCTCGCATACACGGCGCAGCCGTCGAGACGTGGCGTGCCCAGCGCCTGGCCCGCGGCGCGGAGCGCGAGGAGCTCCGCGTGGGCGGTCGGGTCGTGGGTGGCCTGCGTCTCGTTGACGCCGCGCGCGATGACCTGGCCGTCCTTGACGACGACGGCGCCGAAAGGCCGCCCGCCATGGCGGACGTTGTCGCGCGCGAGCCCAATCGCTTCGAGGAGATGGTCCTTGGGCGATGACATGAATGCCTCCATGCCTCCGGACCGGATGGGGCGAAAGAAGTTTGTTTCGCTCCTGTCGTGGAGTCATCCCTCCCGGAGCGCCCTGCCACGTGCGGAGCACGTGGGTCCCGTCAACACTCCTCCTCGGCACGTCTGCACCAGCCCCCCACCCGCCTCTGGCCCCTATCCGCCCTATACTTGGTGCCGTGAATACACGTGGCCCCGGCCCCGTTGAATCAGGGGCTTGATGTCAGGAGTGCTTGGGATGCATGGGGCTGATTCCGAGTCCTTCGAGAGGGTGTTGCAGTCCGCCGGCGAGCTGTCCTCCGCCCGCCTCCGTGAGACTCCGGGAGCCAGAGAGGCCGTGGAGCGAGCCCTCTCCCAGGCCGCGGCCCTCCACGACGCCGCGCCCGAGCCGGGGGCCTTCGCGCGACACCTCGGGGCCCTGCTTTCGCGGGCGGTGGACCCGATGCTCGCGCTGGAGCGACTGCATGCCCGGGACCTCGCGCTCGCGCTCTCCTGCGCACAGGGGCTGCCGGCGGCCCGTGCGCTCCTGGAGCAGGAGGTCCTCCTCAAGCTGCGCGTTCCCCTGTCTCGCATCCATCCCTCGCCGGTGTTCGCGGACGAGGTGCTGCAGGTGCTCCGGGCCAACCTCTTGATGCCTCGCGCGGAAACACCCTCACGGCTGCTCGGCTACGCGGGCGTGGGCCCGCTGCTGCACTGGGTGAGCATCTCCGCCACGCGGCTCGCGCTGCGGATGCGCAAGGCCCAGGGAGAAGAATCGCAAGTCGACGCCGAGGTGCTCGCCGCGCACCCCGCGCCGGGAGGGCTGGAGCTGGGCTTCGTCCGGGAGGAGGCCCGAGGGCATGTGCGCGCGGCCTTCATCCGGGCGGTGGCCTCGCTGGATGACGAGGACCGGGAGTTGCTGCGACTGCACTTCGTCGAGCGCCTCTCCCTGGAGCGCATGGGCGCCCTGTTCGGCCTGCACAAGTCCACCCTCTCACGCCGGCTCTCCGCGGTGCAGGCGCTGCTGGAGAAGCGGACGCGGCGCGCGCTCGCCGAACGCCTGTCGCTGCCCGAGCCCGAAGTGAACAGCCTGATGCGCGCCATCCAGGGCCGGCTGGACCTGAGCCTCTCGGGCCTGCTGGCAGCGCGCGAATGAGCTGCCCCGACGAGAACACGCTCTCGGGCTATGCGAGCGGAGCGTTGGACCCCCAGGGAACGACCACCGTGCGCCAGCATGTCGCAGGCTGCTCGGAGTGCCGGAGCGTGCTCGCCGCGCTGGGCGGGCTGGAGACGCCTCCTCCGCGGGTCGACACAGGGCTGCTCGTCTCCGGCGCGCGCGTGGGGCGGTACATGGTGCTCGGTCTGCTCGGCGAAGGAGGCATGGGGCGCGTCCATGCCGCCTATGACCCAGAGCTGGACCGCAAGGTGGCGCTCAAGCTGCTGAACCTCGCGAGACTCGGGGAGGGCTCTCTTGCCCAGGCGCGTCAGCGACTGGAGCGCGAGGCCCGCACGATGGCCCGGCTGTCGCACCCTCATGTCGCCCGACTGCACGACGTGGGGGAGTTCCAGGGGCAGCTCTTCCTGGTGATGGAGCTCGTCGAAGGAGGCACGCTCCGGCGGTGGCTGGCGGAGAAGCCGCGCACGCGCCGGGAAATCCTCGCGCGCTTCATCCAGGCGGCGGATGGGCTCGCGGCCACCCACGCGCTGGGCATCATCCACCGCGACTTCAAGCCCGACAACGTCCTGCTGACGCGCGACGGGCAGGTGCGCATCACCGACTTCGGCCTGGCCAACGCGGCGGTGGCGCTGGAGCCTCCTCGGGAGGACGTGGCCTTCGTCTCCGGCGAAGCGCCGCTCACCCTCACCGGGGCGTTCCTGGGGACTCCCGCCTATTGCGCGCCGGAGCAGCTTCGCGGAGAGCGGGGGGATGCCCGCTCGGACCAGTTCGCCTTCTGCGTCGCGCTCTACGAGGCGCTCAACGGGCAGCGGCCCTTCGCGGGAGCCACGCGCGAGGAGCTCCTGTCGTCCATGGTGCGCCAGGAGGTGCGCCCCGAGAAGAGCGGTGTGCCCTCGTGGCTCAAGGCCGTGGTCCGGCGAGGACTCTCCGTGGACCCGTCGCGGCGCTTCGAGTCCATGCAGGTTCTGCGGGCCCGCCTCTCGCGAGAGACAGAGGCCTGGAAGCGCAGCGCCGTCACGGCGGTGCTCGCGGGAGGACTGGTGGGCCTGGGGTTCCTCGTGCTGGGGCCTTCATCGGCGACGCCGAGCGAGGCCTGCCAGGGCAGTGAGCGGCACCTCGCGGGCATCTGGGACCCGGCCGTGCGTGAGTCCACGCGTCAGGCCTTCCTGAGGACGAAGGACCCCGCGGCCGTGGCCTCGTTCCAGGCCGTGGCCTCCACGCTGGAGCGGTGGACCCAGGACTGGACGCGTGCGCATCAGTCCGCGTGCGAGGCGACTCACGTCTTCGGCGAGCAGTCGGAAGCGGCGCTGGGGCTTCGGATGACGTGTCTGGACCAGCGGCTGGGAGAGCTGTCACGGCTGACGATGGCGCTCCAGGGCGCGGACGCGCGGACGGTGGAGCGGGGCTTCGGGCTGGGGGCCTCGCTCGGCGGCGTGGGCCGATGCGCGGACGTGCGGACGTTGCAGGAGGCCGTGTCTCCGCCGGAGGACCCGAAGGCGCGCGCGGAGGTGGACGCGGTGCGCGCGGAGCTCGCGAAGGCGAACGCGGAGATGCTCGCGGGCCATCCCGCCGAGGCGCTGCGAATCGCCCTGCCCGCCCGCGAGCGTGCGCTCGCCACCCGCCACCGGCCCCTGGAGGCAGAGGCGAATCACCTCTGCGCGCGATTGCAGGAGGACACCGAAGCCTTCGGGGACGCGCGCGCGTCCCTGGCCCAGGCGTCGCTGGCGGCCGAAGCGGGGCGGCACCTGGGCGTGCTCGCGCGGGTGCTGATTGCCCAGGCCTGGCTGCATGGGTACGGCTTGGGGCGCCCCCAGGAGGCGTGGCCCTTCTTCCAGCGCGCCCGTGCCGTGGCGGAGACGCTGCGAGACGCCGATCTGGACCTCCTGCTGAACCAGATGCAGGCGGAATTGCTGGAGCAGGAGGGCCGCTTCGCGGAGGCGGAGCCGCTGCTGCGTGCGACGCTGGAGACCGCCACCGCGCGGGGCCTGACGTCGGCGCGCGCGGAGCTGAGCGGCCGGCTGGGCCTGCTGGCCAGGCAACAGGGGCGGCTGCTGGAGGCGAAGCGCTGGCTGGAGGAGGCGCTGCGGGTCCATGAGACGCACTTCGGCGCGGCGCACCGGGACACGGGACGAACCCTGGTGAACCTGGGGGGCACGCTGGCCCAACTGGGTGAGCTGGCGAGCGCCGAATCCGTCCTCCTGCGGGCGCTCGAAATCCTCCGCCGGACGCTGGGCGAGGAGAACCTGTCGGTGGCCCGGACCTGGTCCAACCTGGCGCTCGTCTACTTCGAGTGGGGACATGGAGCCCAGGCGCGGGAGGCCGCGGAGAGGAGCTGGGCGGTGGCGCGCAAGAGCCTGGATGCCGACAGCCCGGTGCTGATGGGGATGAAGTCGAACCGGCTGGGCGTGCTGGGCGAACAGGGCGAGCGTTTGCCGGAGCTGGAGCATGCCCGAAGCCTCCTGGCGCAACACGCGCGTGTCTATGGCGCCACCCACCCGGAGGTGGCGCTGGATGCGCACGAGGTGGGCCGGCTGCTGCGCCTGATGGGGCGTCCGGACGAGGCACGCGACTTCCACTCGCGCGGCGTCTCGCTCCAGCGGCCTCTGGCCGACAAGGGCGAGGTGGATGGCGCGGGGCTGCGCTCCCTGGCGGATGCCCTCCTCTTCCTGGGGCAGGTAGACGAGGCCCGGCGTCATGTGGAGCAGGCGCTCGCGAGCATGGAGCGGGACCTGGGGCCTTCGTCGTCCGAGCGCATCGAGGCGCTGCTGCTGCTGGGGGACGTCCAGCTCGCGCGAGGCCAACCCGCCGAGGCCCTGGCGCCGCTGCGGACCGCGCTGGAGGTGCTCACGGTGCGGCAGGTGGTCTCCGCGCGCGTCCCGAGGGTGCGTCGTCGGCTCGCGCGGGCGCTCCGGCTGACGGGGGCGGTGGAAGAGTCCTGCAAGGAGGCGCGGCGCGCCTGGGAGGAGCTGGCCGTCTGGCGCAAGGCCTATGCCCAGGAGACGACGGAGGCGCGAGCCGAGCTCGGGCACTGTCGAGGGTAGCGGTCGACTTCATGACGGGGCAGCCCCGCTGCCGCTGAGCCGGGTCCTGCACTCACGGTCGAATCGTGGTGCGCTGTCGTCCGATATCGTCCGAGCGCCTCGTTCTATCTGTGTCACCGGTTGCCTGCCGCGCTTCACGTCGGCGGCAGGGACCCACAACACACTGGAACGAGGTGCTTCGTATGAAGTCATTCTTGAAGTGGGGAATGTCCGCTGTCCTGGCCACCATCGCGGCTCCGGCCCTGGCTCACGAGGATGCGACGGGTACGCAAACGGAGTTGGCACAGCTCGCGGGAATCGAGTCGGCACGGGCCGCCTGCTACATCGACACGACGGCGTGGGACGTGGCCACCCCTGACTACTGCTCCACCATCGTCTGGTGGCAGCCCAAGGCCACGGCGGTGTTCTCGGTCATCGGCATCGACCAGTCCTCCGGCCGGTACCAGCTCACGTACCTCGACAACAAGTGCTCGAGGGTCTGGTACACCACCCAGGAGGGCTGGATCTGCTCGCGCTCGATTGGCCCCTTCCGGGACCACACCCAGCGCGTGCAGGTGACCGACCTGCAGACGGGCCAGTCGGTCATCCTGTCCGCCATCGCCAACTACGAGACCGGCGCGTAGCGCCGCATCACGGCACGGCACCTGGATGAGCAGGTCGCCGTGCCATCTCCGCGGGTCACAGGCCGTGCCCGCAGTACTTGCAGTGTGACGCGTCCAGGTCATGTCCCTGGACGCCGCAGCCGAGGCAGGCGCGCGAGTCGACCGCATGGCGGGTGGCGGCGGCCAGCTCCACGGAGACGATGCCGGTGGGCACGGCGATGATGCCGTAGCCCATCACCATCAGCACCGAGGCGATGAGCTGCCCGAGCACCGTCTTGGGAGTGATGTCACCGAAGCCCACCGTCGTCACGGTGACGATGGCCCAGTACATGGCCCGGGGGATGCTGTCGAAGCCGTTCGCTCCGCCCTCCACCACGTACATCACCGCGCCCATGACGACGACGATGGTGAGCACCGTGCCCAGGAACACCGTGATTTTCGGCCGGCTGGCGCGCAGCGCGGTGAGCAGGATTTCCGCCTGTCCCAGCAGGTGGGCCAGCTTGAGCACGCGGAAGACGCGCAGCAGCCGGACCACCCGCACCACCAGCAGCGACTGGGCGCCGGGAACCAGCACGCTCAGGAAGGTGGGGAGGATGGCCACCAGGTCCACCAGCCCGAAGAAGCTGCGCATGTAGCGCAGGGGCCGCTGGACGGCGATGAGCCGGAGCACGTACTCGGCGGTGAACAGCGCCGTGAAGAACCACTCGGCAACGCGGAGCACCCGGCCGTACTGGTCGCGCACCGACGCCACGCTCTCCAGCATCACCGCGACGATGCTGAAGAGGATGGCCCACAGCAGGGCGATGTCGAACGCCTTCCCGGCCGGAGTGTCTGCTTCGAAGATGATGGTGTGCATCCGGTGGCGGAGGCCACCGTCGGACGGGCTCTGCTCGGAGGGACTGGACACGGAGCCAGTCTAGGCGCCCGGTGGCCATTGAAAAGCGAGAGGAAGCGGTCATCGCGATTTCGCCGATAGCCTTCCGCGCCACGGCGACGGGCGCTCGCTACTTCAGGGTCGCGGCGTCGATCACGAACCGGTACCGGACGTCGGAGGCGAGCACGCGCTCGTAGGCCTCGTTGATCCTGCCGGCCGGGATGACCTCGATGTCGGAGCCGATGTGGTGCCTGGCGCAGAAGTCCAGCATCTCCTGCGTCTGACGGATGCCGCCGATCAGCGAGCCCGCGAAAGACCGGCGGGTCATGATGAGGGAGAACACGTTGACCGAGAGCGGCTCCGGGGGTGCGCCCACGTTGACCAGGGCACCGTCCAGGGCCAGCAGGGACAGGTAGGCGTCGAGGTCGATCTTCGCGCTCACCGTGTTCACGATGAGGTCGAACGTTCCGGCGAGCTTCTTGAACGTCTCCGCATCGCTCGTGGCGAAGTAGTGGTCCGCGCCGAGGCGCAGGCCGTCCTCCTTCTTCTTCAGTGACTGCGACAGGACGGTGACCTCGGCCCCCATCGCGTGCGCGAGCTTCACGGCCATGTGCCCGAGCCCGCCAAGACCGATGACGGCCACCTTCTTGCCGGGGCCGGCGCCCCAGTGGCGCAGCGGCGCGTACGTCGTGATGCCGGCGCACAGCAGCGGCGCGGCGGCGTCGAGCGCGATGCCCTCGGGAATCCTGAGGACGAAGTCCTCGGCCACGACGATGTGTGTTGAATAGCCGCCCTGGGTGCGCTGGCCATCCTTCCCAACACCGCCGTAGGTCCCGGTGAACCCCTTGAGGCAGTGCT contains these protein-coding regions:
- a CDS encoding zinc metalloprotease; this translates as MRIAGKTVVALGAIAAMTGCGPVDETEQQDTQAAVVDARNCGAQEFNQDEVAAIEARYEAARAVQAMGGTVHAAAISIPVYFHVIRDASGNGGVTTTQIDNQITVLNQAYASSGVSFTLAGVDYTNNSQWYTCTGGGCETKMKKALRKGSADDLNFYTNNMGQGLLGWATFPWSYASASTSDGVVVLQSSLPGGSATNYNQGDTGTHEVGHWMGLYHTFQGGCTSPGDSVDDTPFEASPASGCPSGRDTCTTAGVDPITNFMDYTYDSCMNTFSAGQNSRMNSMWTTYRAGK
- a CDS encoding nucleoside deaminase encodes the protein MSSPKDHLLEAIGLARDNVRHGGRPFGAVVVKDGQVIARGVNETQATHDPTAHAELLALRAAGQALGTPRLDGCAVYASGQPCPMCFAAMRMAGIEQVAFAYSNADGEPYGLSTAAIHAELARPPAEQRLKPVHMPVQSGGAVELYELWRAATKK
- a CDS encoding NAD(P)-dependent alcohol dehydrogenase, translating into MLTVNAYAAGSATAPLGPTTIERRDLGPRDVLIEIKFCGICHSDIHNARNEWGSANYPIVPGHEIAGIVARVGSEVTRHAVGDRVGVGCLVDSCRECANCLKGEEQHCLKGFTGTYGGVGKDGQRTQGGYSTHIVVAEDFVLRIPEGIALDAAAPLLCAGITTYAPLRHWGAGPGKKVAVIGLGGLGHMAVKLAHAMGAEVTVLSQSLKKKEDGLRLGADHYFATSDAETFKKLAGTFDLIVNTVSAKIDLDAYLSLLALDGALVNVGAPPEPLSVNVFSLIMTRRSFAGSLIGGIRQTQEMLDFCARHHIGSDIEVIPAGRINEAYERVLASDVRYRFVIDAATLK
- a CDS encoding ion transporter produces the protein MSSPSEQSPSDGGLRHRMHTIIFEADTPAGKAFDIALLWAILFSIVAVMLESVASVRDQYGRVLRVAEWFFTALFTAEYVLRLIAVQRPLRYMRSFFGLVDLVAILPTFLSVLVPGAQSLLVVRVVRLLRVFRVLKLAHLLGQAEILLTALRASRPKITVFLGTVLTIVVVMGAVMYVVEGGANGFDSIPRAMYWAIVTVTTVGFGDITPKTVLGQLIASVLMVMGYGIIAVPTGIVSVELAAATRHAVDSRACLGCGVQGHDLDASHCKYCGHGL
- a CDS encoding serine/threonine-protein kinase, which gives rise to MSCPDENTLSGYASGALDPQGTTTVRQHVAGCSECRSVLAALGGLETPPPRVDTGLLVSGARVGRYMVLGLLGEGGMGRVHAAYDPELDRKVALKLLNLARLGEGSLAQARQRLEREARTMARLSHPHVARLHDVGEFQGQLFLVMELVEGGTLRRWLAEKPRTRREILARFIQAADGLAATHALGIIHRDFKPDNVLLTRDGQVRITDFGLANAAVALEPPREDVAFVSGEAPLTLTGAFLGTPAYCAPEQLRGERGDARSDQFAFCVALYEALNGQRPFAGATREELLSSMVRQEVRPEKSGVPSWLKAVVRRGLSVDPSRRFESMQVLRARLSRETEAWKRSAVTAVLAGGLVGLGFLVLGPSSATPSEACQGSERHLAGIWDPAVRESTRQAFLRTKDPAAVASFQAVASTLERWTQDWTRAHQSACEATHVFGEQSEAALGLRMTCLDQRLGELSRLTMALQGADARTVERGFGLGASLGGVGRCADVRTLQEAVSPPEDPKARAEVDAVRAELAKANAEMLAGHPAEALRIALPARERALATRHRPLEAEANHLCARLQEDTEAFGDARASLAQASLAAEAGRHLGVLARVLIAQAWLHGYGLGRPQEAWPFFQRARAVAETLRDADLDLLLNQMQAELLEQEGRFAEAEPLLRATLETATARGLTSARAELSGRLGLLARQQGRLLEAKRWLEEALRVHETHFGAAHRDTGRTLVNLGGTLAQLGELASAESVLLRALEILRRTLGEENLSVARTWSNLALVYFEWGHGAQAREAAERSWAVARKSLDADSPVLMGMKSNRLGVLGEQGERLPELEHARSLLAQHARVYGATHPEVALDAHEVGRLLRLMGRPDEARDFHSRGVSLQRPLADKGEVDGAGLRSLADALLFLGQVDEARRHVEQALASMERDLGPSSSERIEALLLLGDVQLARGQPAEALAPLRTALEVLTVRQVVSARVPRVRRRLARALRLTGAVEESCKEARRAWEELAVWRKAYAQETTEARAELGHCRG
- a CDS encoding transcriptional regulator yields the protein MHGADSESFERVLQSAGELSSARLRETPGAREAVERALSQAAALHDAAPEPGAFARHLGALLSRAVDPMLALERLHARDLALALSCAQGLPAARALLEQEVLLKLRVPLSRIHPSPVFADEVLQVLRANLLMPRAETPSRLLGYAGVGPLLHWVSISATRLALRMRKAQGEESQVDAEVLAAHPAPGGLELGFVREEARGHVRAAFIRAVASLDDEDRELLRLHFVERLSLERMGALFGLHKSTLSRRLSAVQALLEKRTRRALAERLSLPEPEVNSLMRAIQGRLDLSLSGLLAARE